In one Palaemon carinicauda isolate YSFRI2023 chromosome 25, ASM3689809v2, whole genome shotgun sequence genomic region, the following are encoded:
- the LOC137619042 gene encoding uncharacterized protein produces MEPPSQLVGCAYHEVTTDSAAVTCSAGSSSEKLTPTYHIEVREGNTVILTKTSSKPRFNLSTLSPGRDYVLAMYASHQKGRGKETTLLLRTPTPKAEEVAPERVSINLNNEPSSDILQPDGDVEEGSGLPVNAIVGSAAAVAIGLAGVMAAIVFCRARRLQNNSPGKSQQFHHASHDSLLELPHGTMYQPCTRHPSRELLTTFSPGPVVVTQVTSGQSSIRSSPLPRRSSTRSAPGGTSPRRHRPRTPSVRGGPVHVVEVESDSITTPRVEIESPSKSLASIRMSLRGDTSEVRQSPPLSLPCDTLEPPATPAPNEMSQSLLPTDFQLHSASTPHLLPQTYVTSPIQALPQPLAIDPAHSVQLHAESPINTVSYTTQHISLTTQAGTVPQTLVPSNIFTTPHPYNTVPQICTAPQVHVVTAAPDIITSQAPPTQTQIQNTPQIHIESEDHLVSHIQEAPQVLRVHEPIMHPEALQQQQQIAQETSAVQSGGEITTAPQHHPTTPITKQRSSPDTGLIKFYPTFRYMCYSLSLFIAKS; encoded by the exons ATGG AGCCTCCAAGTCAGCTGGTGGGATGTGCCTACCACGAAGTGACCACCGATTCTGCCGCAGTGACTTGCTCAGCCGGATCATCCTCAGAGAAACTGACTCCCACGTATCATATCGAG gtgcGTGAAGGCAACACCGTTATCCTGACGAAGACCAGCTCGAAGCCTCGCTTCAATTTGAGCACCCTTTCCCCTGGGAGAGATTACGTCCTGGCCATGTACGCCAGCCACCAAAAAGGGCGTGGAAAAGAGACCACCTTGCTTTTGAGAACGCCCACACCAAAGGCGGAGGAAGTCGCCCCTGAGAGGGTCTCAATAAATT TAAACAACGAACCCAGCAGCGACATTCTCCAACCTGACGGAGATGTAGAAGAAGGAAGTGGATTGCCTGTCAACGCCATCGTAGGCAGTGCCGCAGCTGTGGCCATAGGCCTGGCTGGGGTCATGGCAGCCATTGTGTTCTGCCGCGCCCGCCGCTTGCAGAACAACTCTCCTGGGAAATCGCAGCAGTTCCACCATGCGTCGCACGACTCGCTCCTTGAGCTTCCCCACGGAACGATGTACCAGCCTTGTACCAGGCACCCTTCCAGAG AGCTGTTGACTACATTTTCTCCTGGACCTGTCGTAGTAACTCAAGTGACATCCGGTCAGTCTTCAATAAGGTCATCACCGCTGCCTCGCCGTTCCTCTACCCGCAGTGCTCCTGGAGGAACATCCCCAAGACGGCACCGACCAAGAACACCTTCCGTGCGTGGAGGACCTGTCCACGTTGTGGAAGTGGAATCTGACAGCATCACGACTCCAAGAGTGGAGATCGAATCTCCCTCAAAATCACTAGCATCTATACGAATGAGCTTGAGAGGAGACACCTCTGAGGTGCGTCAATCGCCTCCATTGTCTCTGCCCTGTGATACTCTAGAACCGCCAGCTACACCAGCTCCGAACGAAATGTCCCAGAGCCTTCTACCTACAGATTTTCAACTTCACTCTGCATCCACTCCTCATCTTTTGCCTCAGACTTACGTTACATCTCCTATTCAAGCTCTTCCTCAGCCGTTAGCAATAGACCCAGCCCATTCGGTGCAACTTCATGCAGAATCTCCGATAAACACAGTATCTTATACGACCCAACACATCAGCCTTACAACCCAAGCTGGCACAGTTCCACAGACGTTAGTTCCATCGAATATATTCACGACGCCTCATCCTTACAATACAGTACCCCAGATCTGCACAGCACCACAAGTTCATGTTGTGACGGCGGCCCCCGACATCATCACCTCTCAGGCTCCCCCTACTCAAACCCAGATCCAGAATACGCCTCAGATTCATATTGAATCTGAGGACCACTTAGTTTCACACATCCAGGAAGCACCTCAAGTTCTGAGAGTACATGAACCAATAATGCATCCCGAAGCAttgcagcagcaacagcaaatCGCTCAGGAAACGTCTGCAGTACAATCTGGAGGTGAAATAACCACTGCACCCCAACATCACCCCACCACACCCATTACAAAACAACGTAGCTCACCTGATACTGGTTTAATAAAATTTTATCCTACTTTTCGATACATGTGCTATTCATTATCCTTATTCATTGCCAAATCATAA